One stretch of Aquimarina sp. Aq107 DNA includes these proteins:
- a CDS encoding starch-binding protein: protein MKRKNLLKILVSFLCCLPFLQLQAQDEDVMFQAFDWNVQNQPAGQTWYDVVSSVRNTISDAGIDLIWMPPPSNSAAPQGYLPREINNFDSAYGTTNQLKSLIDQYHNLDIKVISDIVVNHRVGTNDAVTFTNPAWPTFYITADDEGRNFVNGPVEFSINNDFVPGFELKADGSSGGFAAARDLDHRNPAVRAEIIKWMKKLQDDLGFDGWRYDFVHGYDPIYNKEYNDATNPYFAVGELLESSRVQTNNFVNRTQGSSSAFDFNTKVSLQNAIRDNNLSYLRDGQGRPSGMMGINPTKSVTFLDNHDTGFAQQCCGSNFVFPGGETNLRKGYAYILTHPGNPMVFWTHFFDTGAGVQNAIKDLIAARKSVRIHSGSTISIDEARGDLYAAYIDGRSGTLAMKLGSGNWSPNGSGWTLQTSGTDYAVWTQGANTGGGETVPPYTVNFFKPSGWGSNINAYVFDAGANATLPGTSDWPGNNMTNISGTDWYSFTITPPAGVSAANLRVIFNDGNNQTDDLSRSTNGWYRGNNWSNNCPSDCSSSGSGTSNDVTLNFQKPGGGWGNNTNMYLYNKSTNQTLSGTAGWPGTIMNNLSGTSWCRKTFTLPNGVATNDVGVVFNNGNGQQTVDLTRGTDGWFIVTGSSNGKRTGTWSNNCTNNCPTNRAMELADTADKENTSIIEKSIVTLWPNPIKDRGTLSVNTSENGILKVSISNILGQTKTIYSQNTQVGNQTIEINSSDMRESGIYFGTVTLNGKKLKRIKIVKQ, encoded by the coding sequence ATGAAAAGAAAAAACCTCTTAAAAATCCTGGTAAGCTTTTTATGTTGCTTACCATTTTTACAGTTACAGGCACAAGATGAAGATGTAATGTTTCAGGCTTTTGACTGGAATGTACAAAACCAACCTGCAGGTCAAACTTGGTACGATGTTGTTTCTAGTGTTAGAAATACCATCAGTGATGCAGGAATTGACCTAATCTGGATGCCTCCTCCAAGTAATTCTGCCGCCCCACAAGGATATCTGCCTAGAGAGATTAATAACTTCGATAGCGCCTATGGTACTACTAATCAACTGAAGTCATTGATCGATCAATATCATAATTTAGACATTAAAGTAATAAGCGATATTGTAGTGAATCATCGAGTAGGTACTAACGACGCAGTTACATTTACAAATCCGGCTTGGCCAACATTTTATATTACAGCCGATGATGAAGGTAGAAATTTTGTAAATGGTCCTGTAGAGTTTAGTATTAATAATGATTTTGTACCTGGATTTGAGTTAAAAGCAGATGGTTCTAGTGGAGGATTTGCAGCTGCCAGAGACTTAGATCACAGAAATCCAGCAGTAAGAGCAGAGATTATAAAATGGATGAAAAAGTTACAAGATGACCTTGGTTTTGATGGATGGAGGTATGATTTTGTTCATGGATACGATCCCATATACAATAAAGAATATAATGATGCTACAAACCCTTACTTTGCGGTAGGAGAATTACTAGAAAGTAGCAGAGTACAAACGAATAATTTTGTAAACAGAACACAAGGTTCATCTTCTGCTTTTGATTTTAACACAAAAGTAAGTTTACAAAATGCAATTAGAGACAATAATTTATCCTATTTAAGAGATGGTCAAGGTAGACCTTCTGGTATGATGGGTATCAATCCAACTAAATCAGTTACTTTTCTAGACAATCATGATACTGGTTTTGCACAGCAATGTTGTGGATCAAATTTTGTTTTTCCAGGTGGAGAGACTAATCTTAGAAAAGGATATGCATATATTTTAACACATCCTGGAAATCCAATGGTATTCTGGACTCATTTCTTTGATACTGGAGCAGGTGTGCAAAATGCTATTAAAGATCTTATAGCAGCTAGAAAAAGTGTAAGAATTCATTCTGGATCTACAATTAGTATTGATGAAGCAAGAGGAGATTTATACGCAGCTTACATCGACGGAAGATCTGGAACACTAGCTATGAAACTAGGATCTGGTAATTGGTCTCCTAATGGAAGTGGATGGACACTACAAACTTCTGGTACTGATTATGCGGTATGGACACAAGGCGCAAATACTGGCGGAGGAGAAACGGTACCTCCATATACTGTTAATTTCTTTAAACCATCAGGTTGGGGGTCTAATATCAATGCATATGTATTTGATGCTGGAGCAAATGCTACACTTCCTGGGACTAGTGATTGGCCTGGAAATAATATGACGAACATTTCAGGAACAGATTGGTATTCTTTTACCATTACTCCTCCTGCAGGTGTTTCTGCAGCTAATCTTAGAGTTATCTTCAATGATGGAAATAACCAAACTGATGATCTATCGAGGAGTACCAATGGGTGGTACCGAGGAAATAATTGGTCTAACAATTGTCCTAGCGATTGTAGTAGTAGTGGATCAGGAACATCCAATGATGTAACATTAAACTTCCAAAAACCTGGCGGTGGATGGGGTAATAATACCAACATGTACTTATATAATAAATCCACAAACCAAACACTGTCTGGAACCGCAGGTTGGCCTGGAACAATTATGAACAACTTAAGTGGTACATCTTGGTGTAGAAAAACTTTTACATTACCTAATGGAGTAGCTACAAATGATGTTGGAGTAGTTTTCAATAATGGAAATGGTCAACAAACAGTTGATCTCACAAGAGGTACTGATGGATGGTTTATAGTAACCGGAAGCAGTAATGGAAAGAGAACCGGAACTTGGTCTAATAACTGCACTAATAATTGTCCTACTAACAGAGCAATGGAATTAGCTGATACAGCTGATAAAGAAAATACTTCTATAATAGAAAAAAGTATAGTTACTCTTTGGCCAAATCCAATTAAAGATAGAGGTACATTAAGCGTAAATACATCAGAAAATGGTATTTTAAAAGTTAGTATCTCTAATATTTTAGGTCAAACTAAAACTATATACAGTCAAAACACACAAGTAGGAAATCAAACTATAGAAATTAATTCAAGTGATATGCGAGAATCCGGCATCTATTTTGGTACGGTAACATTAAATGGTAAAAAACTTAAAAGAATTAAAATTGTAAAACAATAA
- a CDS encoding CBM9 family sugar-binding protein — MKKIAFILSLIILISCKNQEPKNSDKTIADSTEKTALPKKEKKDHQIRDIKKAEIAPNIDGDMNDPIWNQTKWYPMDQNWIGEFPDFKDFLGRYKMAWTPEALYILVEIKDDILYDQYKDPLKLWWDDDCVEIFIDADNSGGEHQYNNNAFAYHVALDGNVVDLDSQKKPLLYNNHVKMKRTTKDDVSIWEFELIVYDDTYQEGKANDPVVLSKDQKLGFAIAYNDNDTSKERENFMGSVFVPGEDKNQGWINADIFGTIVLVE, encoded by the coding sequence GTGAAAAAAATAGCTTTCATTTTATCTCTAATCATATTGATATCTTGCAAAAATCAAGAACCAAAAAATTCCGATAAAACAATTGCAGATTCAACGGAAAAAACTGCGCTTCCAAAAAAAGAAAAAAAAGATCATCAAATTCGAGATATTAAAAAAGCAGAAATAGCTCCCAACATTGATGGAGATATGAATGATCCTATTTGGAATCAGACGAAATGGTATCCTATGGATCAAAATTGGATTGGAGAGTTTCCTGATTTCAAAGATTTCTTAGGTAGATATAAAATGGCTTGGACTCCAGAAGCTTTGTACATTTTAGTAGAAATTAAAGATGATATCTTATATGATCAATATAAAGATCCACTTAAATTATGGTGGGATGATGATTGTGTTGAGATATTTATAGATGCTGACAATTCTGGAGGAGAACATCAATACAACAACAACGCGTTTGCATATCATGTAGCATTGGATGGTAATGTTGTGGATCTAGATTCACAGAAAAAACCATTACTTTATAATAATCATGTAAAAATGAAACGTACAACAAAAGATGATGTTTCTATATGGGAATTCGAACTAATAGTATATGATGATACTTACCAAGAAGGTAAAGCCAATGATCCTGTTGTTTTATCTAAAGATCAGAAATTAGGTTTCGCTATCGCCTATAATGATAATGATACGAGTAAAGAAAGAGAAAATTTCATGGGTTCTGTATTTGTTCCTGGCGAAGATAAAAATCAAGGCTGGATTAATGCTGATATCTTCGGCACTATAGTTCTTGTCGAATAA
- a CDS encoding glycoside hydrolase family 15 protein, which yields MDNLDYGIIGNCKSAALISKQGAIDWCCLPNFDSSSVFAKILDEKKGGSFEILVSDKYTISQKYIAKTNILVTEFNNGTDAFESIDFMPRYQNEDGTYHTPADIIRYIKLISGKPSFRVRYNPRLEYAKEETYSRKTDEYIKSITDKDKYDTLYLYSDLDLEAILNSEEIVLSGNAYFLISYHEKILKQSLELCYLKLQRTRVYWMNWSEKTTSYAVYNDQILRSALVLKLLSYEKSGAVLAAATTSLPETIGEVRNWDYRFCWIRDASMVIKVISDLGHKRVAQRFLQFIIDIIPDKDEKIQIMYGINGEKDLTEKTLDHLSGYKDSSPVRIGNAAFHQKQNDIYGILMNVIYQQFVKFDCAVDDSESLWTISKSIVHIVNVNWEKPDKGIWEFRTEERHFTFSKLLCWVAVDRAIKIGELIGKTENNTRWIELRDRIYNDIYKNAWNEEVQAYTQSYGSSDLDASTLLMESYGFIEAMDPRFISTVKATEKELCNDGLLYRYKNKDDFGLPSSSFTICSFWFINSLNKIGEKEKAKEMFDQLLSYSNHLGLFSEDIDFKSKRLLGNFPQAYSHLALIETAVNFSEDVTKDEQLMETML from the coding sequence ATGGACAATTTGGACTACGGAATTATAGGGAATTGTAAAAGTGCAGCGTTGATTTCTAAACAAGGAGCAATCGATTGGTGTTGTTTGCCAAATTTTGATTCTTCGTCTGTTTTTGCAAAAATTTTAGATGAAAAAAAAGGAGGCTCTTTTGAAATTTTAGTTTCAGATAAATATACTATTTCTCAAAAGTATATCGCCAAAACAAATATTCTAGTTACCGAATTTAATAATGGGACAGATGCTTTCGAAAGTATAGATTTTATGCCTAGATATCAGAATGAAGATGGTACTTATCATACACCAGCTGATATCATACGATATATTAAATTGATTTCAGGAAAGCCATCTTTTAGAGTTAGATATAATCCTAGATTGGAATATGCTAAAGAGGAGACTTATTCTAGAAAAACTGATGAATACATAAAAAGTATAACAGATAAAGATAAATATGATACGTTATACCTTTATTCTGATTTAGATTTAGAAGCTATTTTAAATTCAGAAGAGATAGTTTTATCTGGTAATGCTTATTTTTTAATCAGTTATCACGAAAAAATTCTAAAGCAATCCTTAGAACTATGTTATCTTAAGCTACAGAGAACGCGTGTGTACTGGATGAATTGGAGTGAGAAAACTACTTCGTATGCAGTTTATAATGATCAGATTTTAAGAAGTGCATTGGTACTTAAATTACTTAGTTATGAAAAATCTGGAGCTGTTTTGGCTGCTGCGACTACATCTTTACCCGAAACAATAGGAGAAGTTCGTAACTGGGATTATCGTTTTTGTTGGATTAGAGACGCCTCTATGGTAATAAAAGTGATTTCTGATTTAGGGCATAAAAGGGTAGCGCAACGTTTTCTTCAGTTTATTATAGATATTATACCGGATAAAGATGAAAAGATCCAGATTATGTATGGGATTAATGGCGAAAAGGATCTTACAGAGAAAACATTGGATCATTTAAGCGGTTATAAAGATTCTAGTCCCGTACGGATTGGGAATGCTGCTTTTCATCAAAAACAGAATGATATTTATGGGATTTTGATGAATGTAATTTACCAACAATTCGTAAAATTTGATTGTGCTGTAGATGATAGCGAGAGTTTATGGACAATTAGTAAAAGTATCGTTCATATTGTAAATGTAAACTGGGAAAAACCGGACAAAGGTATTTGGGAGTTTAGAACAGAAGAAAGACATTTTACATTTTCGAAATTGTTATGTTGGGTAGCTGTAGATAGAGCAATTAAGATAGGAGAACTTATTGGTAAAACAGAAAATAATACGAGATGGATTGAGCTTAGAGATCGGATTTATAATGATATTTATAAGAACGCCTGGAATGAAGAGGTGCAGGCTTATACCCAATCTTATGGATCCTCTGATTTAGATGCTTCTACGTTATTAATGGAATCTTATGGTTTCATAGAGGCAATGGATCCAAGATTTATAAGTACTGTAAAAGCTACAGAAAAAGAATTATGTAATGATGGGTTGTTATATCGTTATAAGAACAAAGATGATTTTGGATTGCCGTCCTCATCATTTACTATTTGTAGTTTTTGGTTTATCAATAGCTTAAATAAAATAGGAGAGAAGGAAAAAGCAAAAGAAATGTTTGATCAATTATTATCTTATAGTAATCATTTAGGACTTTTTAGCGAAGATATAGATTTTAAATCTAAAAGATTGTTAGGGAATTTTCCGCAAGCATATTCTCATTTAGCACTTATAGAAACCGCAGTTAATTTTTCTGAAGATGTAACTAAAGACGAACAATTGATGGAAACAATGTTATAA
- a CDS encoding bifunctional alpha,alpha-trehalose-phosphate synthase (UDP-forming)/trehalose-phosphatase, with amino-acid sequence MSKTIIISNRLPLQLEIDNNSIKTTPSVGGLATGMKSVHSGSDSIWIGWSGLTEEQLDTKKRNLVNNALKKHQCVGVPLTELEIEGFYYGFSNNTLWPLFHYFMEYTEFNKDSWEVYQQVNQKFADVIIENLGENDTIWVHDYQLLLLPEMIRKKKPNVTIGFFLHIPFPSYEVFRTIPCREELLKGLLGADLIGFHTYDYERHFLSSAQRILGLEINFNNVHIDNRIVKVDSFPMGIDYDKFHNAATIHNEKEKKDQTEIQQKIDEHLVSGDRAKLILSIDRLDYTKGIANRLRAFEYFLDKYPQFKGKARLVMLAVPSRSNVPQYQLLKNEIDQLVGRINGKFSEVSWTPIWYFYRSMPFENLIDLYTSSEVALLTPIRDGMNLVAKEYIASRVDQKGVLILSEMTGASKEMSEALIINPNNFEEIADTLKFALEMPEEEQIKRNKALQKRLKRYNVEKWANDFMESLNTTKTTAKKYSLKKLTPSIKKDLFNDYNTSKNRILYIDYDGTLAPFEKIPENAKPTQKIFDILDTLQSDDRTKVILITGRDKFTFNKWFGHKDYTLITEHGAWLKEYNKDWELLERVSNDWFESIAPVLESFTDRTPGSLIEEKNYSLAWHFRNVDPDLGKLRSMELKTTIQHLIANHNLEILEGDKVLEIKVSGINKGKSACKMLTEKEYDFIFAIGDDWTDEYMFKELPSSSYTVKVGLKKTIAKYYVEDTNQVHELLKEFNNQL; translated from the coding sequence ATGAGCAAAACTATCATAATCTCAAATCGACTACCCCTACAATTAGAAATTGATAATAATTCTATTAAAACTACACCAAGTGTTGGAGGATTAGCAACAGGAATGAAGTCCGTACACTCCGGAAGTGATAGTATTTGGATAGGATGGAGTGGGCTAACCGAAGAACAATTAGACACTAAAAAGAGAAATTTAGTTAATAATGCACTAAAAAAACATCAATGTGTTGGTGTACCACTTACAGAATTAGAAATAGAAGGATTTTATTATGGTTTTAGTAATAATACCCTTTGGCCGTTATTCCATTATTTCATGGAATATACTGAGTTTAACAAAGACAGTTGGGAAGTATATCAACAAGTAAATCAAAAATTTGCAGATGTAATTATAGAGAACCTTGGAGAAAATGATACCATTTGGGTGCATGATTATCAACTATTATTATTACCAGAAATGATCCGAAAAAAGAAACCAAATGTAACTATCGGTTTCTTTTTACATATTCCATTCCCTTCTTATGAAGTTTTTAGAACAATTCCTTGTAGAGAAGAATTGTTAAAAGGATTATTAGGTGCGGATCTTATTGGTTTCCATACCTATGATTATGAACGTCACTTCCTAAGCTCAGCCCAAAGAATTTTGGGATTAGAAATCAATTTTAATAATGTTCATATTGACAATAGAATAGTAAAAGTAGATTCTTTTCCTATGGGAATTGATTATGATAAATTTCATAACGCTGCGACTATTCATAATGAAAAAGAAAAAAAGGATCAAACTGAAATACAACAGAAAATAGACGAACATTTAGTTAGTGGAGATCGTGCCAAACTTATTTTATCCATTGATCGATTAGATTATACTAAAGGGATTGCTAATAGATTAAGAGCTTTTGAATATTTTTTAGATAAATATCCTCAATTTAAAGGTAAAGCTAGACTTGTTATGCTTGCCGTTCCATCCAGATCTAATGTTCCACAATATCAATTACTAAAAAACGAAATTGACCAATTGGTAGGTAGAATTAATGGAAAATTTTCTGAAGTAAGCTGGACTCCTATTTGGTATTTTTATCGTTCTATGCCTTTTGAAAACCTGATTGATTTATACACTTCTAGCGAAGTTGCTTTACTTACTCCTATTAGAGATGGGATGAATCTTGTAGCAAAAGAATATATTGCTTCTAGAGTAGATCAAAAAGGTGTGCTTATTTTAAGTGAAATGACCGGAGCTTCAAAAGAAATGAGTGAAGCACTTATTATCAATCCTAATAATTTTGAAGAAATAGCAGATACATTAAAATTTGCTTTAGAAATGCCAGAAGAAGAACAAATAAAAAGAAATAAAGCACTACAAAAACGATTAAAAAGATATAATGTAGAGAAATGGGCAAATGATTTTATGGAATCTTTAAATACAACTAAAACTACTGCCAAGAAATATTCTTTAAAAAAACTGACGCCTTCTATTAAAAAGGATTTATTTAATGATTATAATACTTCAAAAAATAGAATTTTATACATTGATTATGATGGTACTTTGGCACCCTTTGAAAAAATTCCAGAAAATGCAAAGCCAACTCAAAAAATATTTGATATTTTAGATACGTTACAAAGCGATGATCGTACCAAAGTAATTTTAATAACTGGAAGAGATAAATTCACATTTAATAAGTGGTTTGGTCATAAGGATTATACCTTAATCACTGAACACGGTGCTTGGTTAAAAGAGTACAATAAAGATTGGGAACTTTTGGAACGAGTTAGTAATGATTGGTTCGAGTCGATCGCCCCAGTTTTAGAGTCGTTTACTGATAGAACACCAGGTTCTCTTATAGAAGAAAAAAATTATTCATTAGCTTGGCATTTTAGAAATGTAGATCCTGATTTGGGAAAATTAAGATCCATGGAACTAAAAACAACCATACAACATCTAATAGCTAATCACAACCTAGAAATTCTAGAAGGTGATAAAGTATTAGAGATAAAAGTTAGTGGAATTAATAAAGGTAAATCAGCGTGTAAAATGCTAACTGAAAAAGAATATGATTTTATCTTTGCCATTGGAGATGATTGGACAGATGAATACATGTTTAAAGAATTACCTTCTTCCTCATATACAGTTAAAGTTGGACTTAAAAAGACTATTGCTAAATATTATGTAGAAGATACAAATCAAGTTCACGAATTATTAAAAGAATTTAATAACCAATTATAA
- a CDS encoding nitrate/nitrite transporter: protein MAQFFCTSLWFAGNAVIDDFAAQFSVGFNILGYLLSTVQFGFIVGTLTFALLTIVDRFPPSKVFMISAILGALCNIALLIPNITVLNVLTARFGTGFFLAGIYPVGMKIASDYYKDGLGKALGYLVGALVLGTALPHLLKELSWNSDYKIVIQSTSLLAAIGGILIFMFVPNGPYRKPVSKLQLGVITELFGIVSFRKAALGYFGHMWELYAFWGFVPILLKTYVEQHRIGIPISFWSFIIIAVGFFSCIIGGYISLKTGSRKVARYSLIVSGLFCITSPLLFQLNTEIFLGLLCVWGMVVISDSPQYSTLVAAAAPPELRGTGLTIVNCIGFAITIISIQLLSYAVTKIDPIYIFVFLAIGPAIGLYSSRKQLL from the coding sequence ATTGCGCAATTTTTCTGTACTTCATTGTGGTTCGCAGGTAATGCAGTAATTGATGATTTCGCTGCTCAATTTAGTGTAGGATTTAATATTCTTGGATATCTTTTATCCACTGTACAATTCGGTTTCATCGTCGGCACGCTAACCTTTGCATTACTTACGATAGTAGATAGATTTCCTCCTTCTAAGGTGTTTATGATTTCGGCAATTCTAGGAGCACTTTGTAATATTGCCTTGCTAATACCTAATATTACCGTATTAAATGTATTAACAGCTAGATTTGGTACTGGTTTCTTTCTTGCAGGAATATATCCTGTAGGTATGAAAATAGCATCTGACTACTATAAGGATGGATTAGGAAAAGCCCTTGGGTATTTAGTTGGTGCTCTGGTTTTAGGAACTGCGTTACCACATTTGCTAAAAGAACTTTCTTGGAATAGCGATTATAAAATTGTAATACAATCTACAAGTCTTTTAGCTGCTATAGGAGGAATTTTAATCTTTATGTTTGTTCCTAATGGTCCATATAGAAAACCTGTTTCTAAACTTCAATTGGGTGTCATCACAGAGCTTTTTGGAATTGTTAGTTTTAGAAAAGCAGCTTTAGGTTATTTTGGCCATATGTGGGAATTATATGCTTTCTGGGGATTTGTTCCTATATTATTAAAAACATATGTAGAACAACATAGAATAGGAATTCCGATTTCATTTTGGTCATTTATTATTATCGCAGTAGGTTTTTTCTCTTGCATCATTGGTGGATATATTTCTTTAAAAACAGGTAGTAGAAAAGTAGCTAGGTATTCACTTATTGTTTCGGGATTATTCTGCATTACCTCTCCTCTATTATTTCAGTTAAATACAGAAATCTTTTTAGGATTATTATGTGTTTGGGGAATGGTTGTTATATCGGATTCTCCTCAATATTCAACTTTAGTTGCAGCTGCTGCCCCACCAGAATTACGAGGAACAGGGCTTACTATAGTTAATTGTATAGGTTTTGCTATTACAATCATAAGTATTCAATTACTTTCATATGCAGTTACCAAAATTGATCCTATATATATATTCGTATTTTTAGCAATTGGACCAGCCATTGGATTATATAGTTCTAGAAAACAACTACTATAA
- a CDS encoding nuclear transport factor 2 family protein → MRKHLSFILLFLVFIVSAQPSTEVYLFDILVNGETLELKNKRNISNNEGYDNQPSFYNDNIVLFASTRNKQTDIAKYNIRDNKVDWISQTAIGSEYSPTKIPNQKAVSAIRLDTTGTQLLYQYDFKSGKPTILIKDLIIGYHVWFDQNTLVSSVLEDGGLSLVVSNLKTKVNKTFQKKIGRSLHKIPNTPLISYISKENEEWEIRSLNPITGETNKIISTIPEAEDMCWLINGTILMPKGNTIFKFNPKTDTRWSIFHTFLDNEIANISRIKSNEIGTMLALVSDVSPEQIVQKQLDAYNKRDVNGFVDTYSDNIKVYNYPNKLIYEGKDRLKKGYASFFEQTPDLHCEVKKRIVYGNKVIDEEFLIMNGQKRKAVAIYEVENGKIAKVTFIQ, encoded by the coding sequence ATGCGAAAACATCTCTCATTCATACTACTATTTCTTGTTTTTATAGTATCAGCCCAACCAAGCACTGAAGTCTATTTGTTTGATATTCTTGTAAATGGAGAAACATTAGAGCTAAAAAACAAACGAAACATTTCTAATAACGAAGGATACGACAACCAGCCATCCTTTTACAATGATAATATTGTACTTTTTGCTTCTACTAGAAACAAACAAACGGACATTGCCAAATATAATATTAGAGATAATAAGGTAGATTGGATATCTCAAACAGCAATAGGCAGCGAATATTCCCCTACTAAAATTCCAAATCAAAAGGCAGTATCCGCTATCAGATTAGATACAACAGGAACACAGTTATTGTATCAATATGACTTTAAAAGTGGAAAACCAACCATTCTTATAAAAGATCTAATTATTGGCTATCACGTTTGGTTTGATCAAAACACATTAGTTTCTTCTGTTTTAGAAGATGGAGGCTTATCACTAGTAGTCTCTAATCTTAAGACAAAGGTAAATAAGACTTTTCAGAAAAAAATAGGACGATCATTACATAAAATCCCCAATACACCACTCATTAGTTATATAAGTAAAGAAAATGAAGAATGGGAAATAAGGTCGTTAAATCCAATTACCGGTGAAACTAATAAAATAATCAGCACCATACCAGAAGCTGAGGATATGTGTTGGTTGATTAATGGAACCATTTTAATGCCAAAAGGGAATACTATTTTTAAGTTCAACCCTAAAACGGATACTCGTTGGAGTATCTTTCATACATTTCTTGATAACGAAATTGCTAATATTAGCAGAATTAAATCCAACGAAATAGGAACAATGCTCGCTTTAGTATCAGATGTTTCTCCGGAACAAATTGTACAAAAACAACTAGATGCTTATAACAAACGAGATGTTAATGGCTTTGTAGATACGTATTCGGATAATATAAAAGTATATAATTATCCAAATAAATTGATTTACGAAGGAAAAGATCGACTAAAAAAAGGATATGCCTCTTTTTTCGAACAAACTCCAGACTTACATTGCGAAGTAAAAAAACGGATTGTTTATGGTAATAAAGTAATTGATGAAGAATTTCTGATCATGAATGGTCAAAAGAGAAAAGCTGTCGCGATTTACGAAGTAGAGAATGGAAAAATTGCTAAGGTTACTTTTATACAATGA
- a CDS encoding DUF6624 domain-containing protein, which produces MKKLILLLTVSIALTSCTNNKNISEEDKKQIISELNAIEILDQKYASIPPKGLREKYGNEKAWEIFENQRDSVGKINQQKIKELFNKYGYLGERKVGQEASTSFWLPIQHADNDIPFQQEMLTAMEKEIKNGSNDKYHFAMLEDRIHVNLNKPQRFGTQLTYNKNGQAIPKNGLVDSTNIDNLRKEYSLPALKKYYNEMTKAHFQMNKQMYLNKGITKPQLYQ; this is translated from the coding sequence ATGAAAAAACTAATCTTATTATTAACTGTAAGTATAGCACTTACAAGTTGTACAAATAACAAAAATATCTCTGAGGAAGATAAAAAACAGATCATATCAGAACTTAATGCTATCGAAATACTTGATCAAAAATACGCTAGTATACCTCCTAAAGGATTAAGAGAAAAATATGGTAATGAAAAAGCTTGGGAGATTTTTGAAAATCAAAGAGATAGTGTTGGAAAAATAAATCAACAAAAAATTAAAGAATTATTTAATAAATATGGTTATCTCGGAGAACGCAAAGTTGGGCAAGAGGCTTCAACAAGTTTTTGGCTTCCAATTCAACATGCAGATAACGACATCCCTTTTCAGCAAGAAATGCTAACAGCGATGGAGAAAGAAATTAAAAACGGAAGTAATGACAAATATCATTTCGCAATGTTAGAGGATAGAATTCATGTAAACCTAAATAAACCTCAACGTTTTGGTACTCAATTGACATACAATAAAAATGGACAAGCAATACCTAAAAATGGCTTAGTAGATTCCACAAATATTGATAACCTTAGAAAAGAATACTCTCTTCCTGCTTTAAAAAAATATTATAATGAAATGACAAAGGCACATTTTCAAATGAACAAACAAATGTATCTTAACAAAGGAATTACAAAACCACAGTTATATCAATAA